Within Anthonomus grandis grandis chromosome 19, icAntGran1.3, whole genome shotgun sequence, the genomic segment GGTTTTTAAGTCAAGGAAAATTTGCCAAAGTCCTCGACCAAGTGTAAGTCAAAATATGCAATAACTCCCTcaatttttcaccgattttcatgaaaattggcttGAAGCAAacgttttttaattcaaaacaaaaaatgtatctacaaaaattttgataaagttAATGGTTTCCGAGTCAAAggaaattttagaatatttgccAAAATCCTTGATAGAGTGTAAGTCAAAAAGTGCGATAACTCTCCcaattttccaccgatttttatgaaaattggctTAAAAGAAAGggattttaattccaaacaaaaaatgtatctacaaaaattttgattaaactTAATGGTTTCCGAGTTAAgggaaattttagaaaatttgccGAGGTTCACAGGGTGTAAGTGAAAAAGTGgaataatttccttaattttccacctattttcatgaaaattggcttaaaagaaagattttttaattccaaacaaaaaatgtatctacaaaaattttgataaactcAATGGTTTCTAAGTCAAGGAAAATTTACCAAAGTCCTCGACTAAGTGTAAGTCAAAATATGCAATAACTCCCTcaatttttcaccgattttcatgaaaattggcttaaaagaaagattttttaattcaaaacaaaaaatgtatctacaaaaattttgataaactcAATGGTTTCTAAGTCAAGGAAAATTTACCAAAGTCCTCGACTAAGTGTAAGTCAAAATATGCAATAACTCCCTcaatttttcaccgattttcatgaaaattggcttaaaagaaagattttttaattcaaaacaaaaaatgtatctacaaaaattttgataaactcAATGGTTTCTAAGTCAAGGAAAATTTACCAAAGTCCTCGACTAAGTGTAAGTCAAAATATGCAATAACTCCCTcaatttttcaccgattttcatgaaaattggcttaaaagaaagattttttaattcaaaacaaaaaatgtatctacaaaaattttgataaactcAATGTTTTCTGAGTCAaaggaaattttagaaaatttgccAAAGTCCTTGATAGAGTGTAAGTCAAAAAGTGCGATAACTCTCCcaattttccaccgattttcatgaaaattggcttAAAAGAAAcggtttttaattccaaacaaaaaatgtatctacaaaaattttgataaactcAATGGTTTCTGAGTCAaaggaaattttagaaaatttgccAAAGTCCTTGATAGAGTGTAAGTCAAAAAGTGCGATAACTCTCCcaattttccaccgattttcatgaaaattggcttGAAGGAAACGTTTTtgaattccaaacaaaaaatgtatctacaaaaattttgataaactcAATGGTTTCCGAGTCAAAggaaattttagaatatttgccAAAATCCTTGATAGAGTGTAAGTCAAAAAGTGCGATACCTCTCCcaattttccaccgattttcatgaaaattggcttaaaagaaacgttttttaattccaaacaaaaaatgtatctgaaaaaaaattcataaaccCAACTGTTTCTGAGTTATGggaaagttgaaaaaatttcGGAAGTTCTTGTCACAAAGTGCGATAACTCCCTcaattttccaccgattttcatgaaaattggtttaaaagaaacgttttttaattccaaacaaaaaatgtatctacaaaaattttgataaacttaatggTTTCCGAGTCAAAGgacattttcagaaaatttgccAAAGTCCTTGACTAAGGGTAAGTTAGAAAGTGCGATAACTCCCCcaattttccaccgattttcatgaaaattggcttAAAAGAAAGggattttaattccaaacaaaaaatgtatctacaaaaattttgattaaattaatgGTTTCTAAGTCAAGGAAAAATTGCCAAAGTCCTTGACTAAGTGTAATTCACAAAGTGCGATAACTGCTCcaattttccaccgattttgatgaaagttggcttaaaagaaaggattttttattccaaacaaaaaacttatctacaaaaattttgataaactcAATGGTTTCTAAGTcaaggaaaatttggcaaagtCCTCGACTAAGTGTAAGTCAAAAAGTGCGATAACTCTCCcaattttccaccgattttcaggaaaattggtttaaaagaAAGGGATTTTAAtgccaaacaaaaaatgtatctacaaaaattccCAAAAACTGAATAGTTCCAGAGTTaaggaaaattttgaaaatccaCCGGTCATTGACCAAACCTGAGACAAAATATGCAATAACTCCGCCAATTTTTcatcgattttcatgaaaattgtcttataagaaaagtttttaaattccaaaccaaaaatgtatctacaaaaattctcaaaaactCAATAGTTCCAAAGTTGaagaaaattttgaagttcCACCAGTCATTGACCGAACCTGAGACAAAATATGCAATAACTCCCTcaatttttcaccgattttcatgaaaattgccttgaaagaaagattttttaattccaaacaaaaaatccaTCTACAAAAATTCCCAAAAACTCAATAGTTTCTGACCTAAAGCAAATTTGGAAAACCCACTAATCCTCGACTGCACCTTCCACAAAATATGCAATAACTTCCCCAATCTTGAACcgattttcacgaaaatcaCCTCATTACAAAGAGAATTCAATTCCACACAAAAAACCCATCTACAAAAATCCCAATAAAACCAGCAATTACCGAGTTACAagcacatttattaaaaaaaaaaaaacttcttactCTTACCACATGCACGCTACTCTGAATATTCTCCTGCTTCTTGTCCTTCGTCTTGGACACCCGCTTCGCCTTCGCGTCCAGGAACCGCTGCTTCAGGTGCAAAGTGTCCTGCAGGTTCTGCTCGCACAGTCCCGAAAAGGACTGATCGAACCGCGGCATACAGTCGCTTTGTCTCCTCCTGTAGGACTCTATACGACGTCTCAACCTAAAACACCCCCCATATCTATTAATTCACGGTTTTCCCACAAAGGTCTTGTCGTCTACCTTTCTACCACCGCTTGTTTGGGGGGAATATCACCGTGGAGCTGTTGTTGCAGTCCCGGGGGCTGGGGGACGACGGGGGGCAACGTCCCTCCGCCGTCGAGGCAACCCCCTGGTCCAGAGCTACCACGATCCAGTGTGTTGTGACCGGGTCGCTCGGTCACTGTCACATGGTTTTTTTGCCCCGACGATTGGCGGTCAAATGTCCCTCTCCATTGGacatttttctgcaaaaactgTTAAGGGGGTGGTCAGTTTTAGAAGTAAGAGGGCTCTTAAGGGGCGCAGTATTTGCCCGCTAAGCAATTGAAGGTTTGTTTATGTCAAATGTGTTTCGGGGGAGGTTTAATGGGGTGTACAGGTAGTGTGTGGCTTATGAACGGTGTAAAAGTGCTTTAAAGCAGTTATTTACAGGGAAGATGACCCTAAGGCAACGAGGATGCAAACTGACACTCACTCTATCCGGAAAGTGTTTGGGCAAGTTTTATAGTGATTGttataagtgtttttaatagtCAAAGGGGGTGTGCCAGTTATGGGGGGTCATAAGGTGATTCAAAAGGGTTTTTATGAAGtttatggcaaaaaaaaacagccCCTAAGGGGGGCACGTATGTAAATAGAAACACCCCCTGTAAAAGCGCAACAAGTCCCCCCCGAAccattaaaaacctaaaaatacgtaaccTCTCGACCTCAAACGTAGAAAATCACGCCGATATTCAACGGTAATCACCTTATTTCGCTACCACAAGAGATAACATTGATCTGTTGAATTCCAGTTGAACGGGGTATTTCCCTTGGTGAAAAAACCACTTTAGACCGCACTAACGTTCGCTCCCAATGTACCCGAGGGCACTTTCATGTTCTCTACGTCGTATTACGCGTTAATTAAGCGGAAAAAGCACAATTAAAACgcgaataatttcaaaataaatacaccgaactgtgtgtgtgtgtgtaccTTGTTTGGCAAccggcggccattttgtttctCGAGCTTGTACGAACGGCGCACGCGGCGCCATCTGTCTACGGCGGACGCAACTAACTGCAATAAAGGGAGGGGGTAAGCACGTTAGTCCGGTCGAATTAAGGTGTTTATCGATGTTTTCCCTTGTAATGGATCGATGggaaaaagtcgatttttttattgaagaaagGGGTCGGTTCGTTGGTGACGCCATCTAAGGGACCCCGAAGGAACTACGGGGGCGTTTAAGCCAATAGGGGGCGCGCATAATGAAGTTTAATTTGGAAATATTAGTCCGGTCGAATTGGGGCAAAAAGTGGAAGTAAGGTGTTTTGGTTGAGGCGCCACCTGGAGGGGCTTTTGTAagcatattttgattatttttaaaaaatctagactatgattaaaaataaacattactactgaatttatttattcgtttttttttttacaaaataagtcagcaaataaactttatttattaatacccAACAAACAAACATAAggactaataataataatatataaaatacaaaaaaacactataaGAGAGTGGGGCAAAGTTCCAATTAAGCACTTAAAACATATTCACactataacctaaaaaaaaaaaatggtcagtTTCTTACAACAACATAAATAGTGAGGTTAAGTATACAAAATGCCACATATAACTACTAGCAACATAAGGACGAATTGCCACTAAGAGCGCTACATTGTAGCGCCGTAGCCTACTGTCTCATTCAcgtcaaaaaaataacaatttctctCTTCATTATCACAGTCATCTATCTCTCAATTAATGGTTTCACCGCGAGGTGGCGCCACATCAATTTACTTCCTCACTAAAATCTTGAACAAATTATTCCGAAAGGTGCTGACCATTTTCTCCAGCTCCTCCACTTGCGCTTTGAGCCTCACGTTCCTCATCTGTAACTCGTCCGCCTCACGTTCGTACTCCTTTTCCTTAATCTTCCTCTTTAGGCGGGATTTGCGGGAGGCCTCGTTATTTTTATCCCGTAATTCCCGGTATTTCGATACGTCTCCCGATTCCCCACTAGTAACCGAATCGGGACGTTTCGGGGGCCTCCCGCGTCTCTTTTTCACCGGAGGCAAGTGGTCGAGTTCGCTGTATTTAATTGTGGGGGTGGTGGGGGGCATCCACTCCTCGTCCTCCCCCTCCTCCTCCTCTGAGTGTAGTGAGGAGGACGAGGAGGGAGAGCCGGCGCGTTTTCTGGAGGCCTCCTTGGAGGGCGGCGTGGAGGGATTCGACGTGTGAGCACTGGCGAGGGACGTGAGAAATTCAGAGTCGGCGCTCACCACCGTTATGTCCTGAAAATGACAGAGCAACAAAAGTTAGGTTGGGAATTTCACGTTTCACGGCTTACTGGATTTAATGGACTTTAAGATGATGCGAGAgactttaaagaaatattaaagggGCTTCGAGTAAAGCGAGGTAGAAGCTGCAAAGGTTCTGCTGCTTGTTCAAGAGTTAGTTCCTTGTAAGAAAAACGTCATTTACTGTAGACGAGTGACAGGTACAGCGAAGGAATGAATAGTTTCAGACAGGGAATTTAATAGGCTTTAAGTTGATATAAGacactttaaataatattaattgggCTTCAAGTAACACGAGGGTTGATGCGCCAAGAATTTAACCTTTTGGTCAAGACTTCTTGTAAGAGAAACGTCATTTACTGAAGTTGAGTGACAGGTACAGCCATGAAATAAACAGCCTCGAACTCGGAATTTAAGAGGCTTTAAGTTGATATAagtgactttaaaaaaaatttaattgacttTAAGTGACATGAGGTTGAAGCAACAAAGGTCCAATTTCTTGGTCAAGAATTCTTGTAACGAAAACTTCATATTCTAGAGTTGTGATGAAGCTACAGCCACAAAATAAACAGCCTCGTGTCGTGGGTTTAAACGACTTCAAGTTGAtataaaagactttaaaaaataataaaaaagcttcaAGTAAAATAAGGCAGAAATGACAAAGGACCAACTTCTTGGTCAAGACTTCCTCTAAGAAAAACGTCATTTACTGAAGCTGAGTCAAAGCTACAGCCATGAAATAAACAGCCTCGAACTCGGAATTTAAGAGGCTTTAAGTTGATATAagtgactttaaaaaaattaaaaaaattaaaattgccttTAAGGGACATGAGGTTGAAGCAGCAAAGGACCAAATTCTTGGTCAGAAGTTCCTGTAAGAAAAACTTCATTTCCTAGAGTTGTGATGAAGCTACAGCCACGAAATAAACAGCCTCGTATCGGGGGTTTGAACGACTTTAAGGTGATATAATagactttaaataatattgaagaaGCTTCAAGTAAAATGAGGTGGAAACGACAAAGGACCAACTTCTTGGTCAAGAAttcctgtaagaaaaacatcattttctaCAGCTCTGATACAGCTACAGCAATGAAACAAACGGCATTTTATAGGTGATTTAATAGGCTTCAAGTAAAACGTACCTCATTATTGACCAAATCGAGGATATTAAACTCGGTGCCCATACTGACCACTCCCTCGATAACATCGGGAGTGTTGAGTACAAGGGCGTCGGTGGTTCCGGCCTTACAAGGCGGCTGAAAGGTGGCCAAATGAAGGGCGGCGGGCCTGGAGGCGGCCCGATGGTACGCGTGATCGAAACGCTCCGGTACCGCCAACTCCGGGGACGATATGTAAGAATAACGGTCGTCCTGCGGAGACTGCTCCATCttctgctgctgctgctgctgctgtaCATGTAAAACTACCTTACTTCCATTATCGGTTGTACTACAGTTGTGGCGGTTATTATTAAAGTTGGCCATTTGCTCGAAGATGTCCAcgttgttgttattattatgattattattattaataagataCGACGAGTGACGATAGTCACCATTATTACTAGGGATACTGGACGACTCGAGTTTGATACTGATCTCGTCGTCCTCGTGGTTCTCGTGACGTTCCGGCGACAAATAATTAAACGGTCCTTTGAAATCTGTAACCGAAAACAAAACGTCATTTTTAGCattaaataaacgcatttaaggGGGGGATGAAGAGAGGGTCTGGAGGAACCCCCGGGGCGAATACTTACCGAATACGGGGGTGCTGAGTTCATCTGTAGAGACGATTGTGTCGACAATTGAACCGGTGCGACCCGATAAAAGTGCCGACAAATCGCCGAACTCCTCCATGTTTATTAATGGGGCGACGGGAGACGGGAGGAGGTTTGCACTCACCTAAAAAGAAacggaaattaattaaaagtgttACGTCACTGTCGTGGCGAAAACAAATGAACGCGCCGGGTTCGGGAGGTTCTTCTGGTAACGGTTGTTTCTTCCTTCCGGGTCACTACCCCTTCCCCCTTGAATGGAGGCTAGTTAATAAAGCTTCCAGTGGATTTAAAAGGGGATAAACGATTGGTTCTGTTGCTGTAGTACAGCTACAGTCatcaaaaaacgctaaaataggtgtctaatgaatttattggaAGAATctgtattccaattttcaactctctaacccTCATGGTTCCAGAGATACAGCCATTGGGTTCCtgggaaattttcaatttttttccaactttgaaaattccatatctccattaataattttttttggacaaaacgctgaaataggtgtctaatgaatttattggaAGAATCtatattccaattttcaacccTCTAACCCCCATGGCtcctgagatacagccattgggttcctgggaaattttcaatttttttccaactttgaaaattccatatctccattaataattttttttggacaaaacgctgaaataggtgtctaatgaatttattggaAGAATCtatattccaattttcaacccTCTAACCCTCATGGCtcctgagatacagccattgggttcctgggaaattttcaattttttttccaactttgaaaattccatatctccataattaatttttttttgaaaaaacgctcaaataggtgtctaataaatttattagaagaatctgtattccaattttcaacccTCTAACCCTCATGGTtcctgagatacagccattgggttcctgagaaattttcaatttttttccaattttgaaattccatatctccattaataattttttttggaaaaaacgctgaaataggtgtctaatgaatttattagaagaatctatgttccaattttcaacccTCTAACCCTCATGGTtcctgagatacagccattgggttcctggga encodes:
- the LOC126747580 gene encoding kinesin-related protein 12, whose protein sequence is MEEFGDLSALLSGRTGSIVDTIVSTDELSTPVFDFKGPFNYLSPERHENHEDDEISIKLESSSIPSNNGDYRHSSYLINNNNHNNNNNVDIFEQMANFNNNRHNCSTTDNGSKVVLHVQQQQQQQKMEQSPQDDRYSYISSPELAVPERFDHAYHRAASRPAALHLATFQPPCKAGTTDALVLNTPDVIEGVVSMGTEFNILDLVNNEDITVVSADSEFLTSLASAHTSNPSTPPSKEASRKRAGSPSSSSSLHSEEEEGEDEEWMPPTTPTIKYSELDHLPPVKKRRGRPPKRPDSVTSGESGDVSKYRELRDKNNEASRKSRLKRKIKEKEYEREADELQMRNVRLKAQVEELEKMVSTFRNNLFKILVRK